In Amycolatopsis sp. FBCC-B4732, the genomic stretch GCCGGGCTGGTTGACGGTCGGGTGCTGCTCCCGGATCCCGGCGGGCGTCGAGACGTCGTCGCCGGTGAAGAAGACCAGGCCGTTGTCGGCGAAGGTGATCGTCCAGACCTGACCGGCGACGTTCGTGTGGATCTCGAACTCCTCGCCGACGACGAACGAGCCGCCCGGGCCGTCGTCGTCGTGCTTGGACCTAAGCGTCCACGAGGTGCCCATGCTGCCGACGCTGTCGGTTGTGCCGCGGCGACCAAGCACGAGCGGCCCCCGCCCTATCCCTGGAGGCGGCCCCTAGGCCAGTCTATCGGTGCCCCACGACAAAACTGCCCCAGCGCAAGCGAAGCCGCCCGGTTGTCCACACCCGGCCGCCCCTGTGGACAGCTCAGCGCGAGCGGCGCCGCAAGCCCGCCACGACGGCCAGCACCACCGAGGTCACGGCGGCCAGCCAGCCGACGACCCGGGACAGCTCGACGGCCCGCGTCACGTGACCGGCGTCCGGGTTGCGCCCGACGCCGAGGACCGGCAGCTCGGCCACGCCGTGCGGGTACACCGTCCGGCCGCCGACGCGGACCTCCAGCGCGCCCGCGAACGCCGCCTCGACGCGCCCCGCGTTCGGGCTCGGGTGGGCGATCGTGTCGCGGCGCCACGCGCGCCAGGCGCCACCGGCCGAGCCGCCGACGACCGGGGCCGCCAGGACGGTCAACGCCGCCGCCACGCGGGTCGGGACCAGGTGGACGAGCTCGTCGAGCCGATCGATCGCCCAGTGCCCCCGCCGCCCGACGCGGGCCCGGCGCAGCAGGCTCACGGCGCGCGCCCCGGCCAGCCCGGGAACGCCCGCGAGCGCGCCCCACACCAGCGGGGCGACGACGGCGTCGGAGGTGTTTTCCGCCAGCGTCTCGACCGAGGCGCGGGACAACGCGATCGCCCCGAGGCCGTCGGCGACCCGCGGGTCCAATTCGGACAGTGTCGTGCGCGCCGGCTCGAAGCGGCACTCTTCGAGGTCACGCGCGAGTTCGGTGCCTTGCACGGCCAGCCCGGCGGCCCCGAGGACCGCCCACGTCGTGACGGCCGTCGCCGAGGCTTGGACGAGCGGCCGCCCGCGACCGGCCCGCTCCATCAGCACGCCACCCACGACGGCGGCACCCGCGACGAGAGCGCCACGGCCGGGGGTGAGCCGCCGGAAAGCCGTGACGGGCGGACGG encodes the following:
- a CDS encoding cobalamin biosynthesis protein → MSAARAIGLVLGVAADGALGDPRRRPPVTAFRRLTPGRGALVAGAAVVGGVLMERAGRGRPLVQASATAVTTWAVLGAAGLAVQGTELARDLEECRFEPARTTLSELDPRVADGLGAIALSRASVETLAENTSDAVVAPLVWGALAGVPGLAGARAVSLLRRARVGRRGHWAIDRLDELVHLVPTRVAAALTVLAAPVVGGSAGGAWRAWRRDTIAHPSPNAGRVEAAFAGALEVRVGGRTVYPHGVAELPVLGVGRNPDAGHVTRAVELSRVVGWLAAVTSVVLAVVAGLRRRSR